In Bacteroides cellulosilyticus, the genomic stretch GTAAATATGGCTTAGAAAAGTGTCTTTTAATCGAACGATTAAAAGACACTTTTCTCTATTAATCCGTTCGTTTATAGCTTTTTACCTGCAATATAGCCACGGTAATGAACAGCTACAATAAGTCAATTGGCAAGATGAACACAAAGCTTGCCGTATCTACGATAAAGTGTTCGCAAGTGATTGAAACTCAAGTGTATGCAAGGGTGTCAAAACCCCGGAGGAACACCCTTTTCTGAACAAAAACATCGAATGGAGGAGCGAAAACATCAAATGGAACCGGAAAAAGAGCCTGAAATCTGGTATGCAATGCGTGCCACATACCGTAGGGAGCCTGATGCAATGCGTCTACTCGAAAAGGAGAAATTGGGCTGTTTCATTCCTATGCAATACAATACAATCATCAAGAAAGGGAAAAAGGTTCGCGCTTTAGTTCCTGTCATTCACAACTTGATCTTTGTCCATGCCCGTCCTTCGGAAGTGAAGCGTGTCAAGTCCCAGGTCACTTACCTGCAATACATCACCGACACCCGTAGCGGACAGAAGATAATCATCCCCGATAATGATATGCAACGTTTCATCGCTGTAGCCGGTACCTACAACGATCATCTGATATACTTCCAACCCGAAGAGTTGAACTTGTCAAAAGGTACAAAAGTCCGCATCACCGGTGGTGACTTCGAAGGTCAGGAAGGTGTTTTCCTGAAAGTGAAAGGTGCCCGCGACCGCCGTGTCATTATTGCAATACAAGGAGTCATTGCCGTTGCCATGGCTACCATCCATCCGGATCTTATAGAAGTAGTCAAATAGTTGGCAGTTGACAATCAATTATTGATAGTTGACAGTTGATAAATCATAAATCTGAAATCATAATAGTTATGTCTTTTTCTGAAGAAACAGTTGCTCTTCAGCGTGCCGCGCACGAGCTGATGTATTTGGGCATGGACGGTAGTCCCATTTATAGCGATGACCTTTCCCGTCGTAACGGTGAAGTTTACCGTTTGACTACGGATTTGTATAATTCCGGTGTCAAGGGGTCAACAATTGAAGAGCAGGCGAATGTCTGCCTTGCGCTGTTGATGGGCTATAGTGCCTCGTTTATCGATCACGGTGAAAAACAGAAGCATATTCAGGAAATTCTGGATCGTTGTTGGGATATCCTTGATGTCCTCCCTGTTTCATTGCTGAAGCTTCGTTTGCTCACCGCCTGCTATGGTGAAGTGTTTGATGAACCTTTGGCTGACGAAGGGCGTGCAATTATTGTTTCCTGGAATTCCGCGGAGATTACTCCCGAACAGCAAGAAGCTATTGAGGAGTTTCAAAATGTAATAGACAATCCCTATCCGTGGGAAGAAATAGAAGAGTAGAAAAAGCGATAAATAAAGCTTTCCTAAATAGGTTTTATGCTTTCTATAACAAATTATTACGTATTACGAAAACAATATAATGAAAAAGATAATGCTCGTGTTTGGTACTCGTCCAGAGGCCATCAAAATGTGTCCACTCGTCAAGAAGTTCCAGAAGCACACTAGTGAGTTCGAAACAATTGTTTGTGTTACCGGTCAGCATCGTGAAATGCTCGAGCAGGTACTCAAAATCTTTGAGGTTACTCCCGACTATGATCTCAACATTATGAAACAAGGTCAAGATTTGACCGATGTTACCACTCGCGTACTCACGGGTATGCGTGATGTTTTCCAACAGGTGCATCCAGATGTTGTGCTAGTACATGGCGACACCACAACCTCTACAGCAGCAGCTCTTGCAGCCTTCTATCAGCAGATTCCTGTTGGACACGTAGAGGCTGGCCTTCGCACCCACAATATTTACAGCCCATGGCCAGAGGAGATAAACCGTCAGATTACAAGTCGAATCGCCACATACAATTTCTCGCCAACCCCTCTTTCTGAGAGCAACCTGCGAGCAGAGAAGGTGCTTGGTCAGATCTTCGTCACTGGAAATACCGTCATTGATGCCCTTCACATGGTAGTCGATAAGCTGAAGAATGATGTAACCCTTGCCAAAGAGCAGGATGGTGTACTTGTTACTGCAGGTTATGACGTTACCCGTTTGAAGTATGGTAAGAAGCTCGTCCTCATTACTGGGCATCGTCGTGAGAATTTTGGCAATGGTTTCATCCACATGTGTACTGCTATCAAGAATCTCACTCAGAAGTACCCTGATGTAGATTTCGTGTATCCAATGCACCTCAATCCCAATGTCCGTAGGCCAATCCATGAGGTTTTTGGCGAGAACCTCGAAGGCTTTAGCAACATGTTCTTCATTGAACCACTCCAGTACCTTGAGTTTATTTACCTGATGGAGAAGTCAACCATCGTTCTCACTGATTCAGGTGGTATTCAAGAGGAGGCTCCTGGTCTTGGAAAACCAGTACTCGTTATGCGTGATACCACTGAACGACCTGAGGCACTTTTCAGCGGTACCGTTCATCTTGTAGGTACCGACTGTGACAAGATTGTTAGTGAGGTGAGCACTCTTCTCGATGATCCAGATGCTTACGCTAAGATGTCTCATGCTGTCAATCCTTATGGCGATGGAAAAGCATGTTCACGTATTATTGCAGCTCTCAATGGTGAGAATCCGAAGCCTTATGGAATGTAAATAATAATAAAAGCAGGCGCATAGGAAGAACTGTTAGATTTGCTGTTCGAAAAAGCTACTTGTTTTAATGAAAATATTAGCATTCAAGATATGGATGTAATTAAGACTGCCATTGAAGGTGTTGTTATTATAGAGCCCACGGTATTTAGGGACGCCAGAGGATATTTCTTTGAGAGTTTCTCTCAACAAGAATTCGAAGAGAAGGTACGTAAGATTAATTTTGTACAGGATAATGAATCAATGTCCTCTTATGGCGTGATGAGAGGTTTGCACTTTCAGCATCCTCCATTTACCCAGAGCAAACTAGTTCGCTGTGTCAAAGGAGTTGTTCTTGATGTAGCTGTAGATATCCGTAAGGGCTCATCTTCCTACGGGCAACATGTGGCGGTGGAACTAACTGAAGACAACCATCGTCAGTTCTTTGTACCAAGAGGTTTTGCACATGGTTTTGTAGTACTCAGCGAGACAGCTGTGTTCCAGTATAAGTGTGATAATTTCTATGTTCCTCAAGCAGATGGTGGTATCTCCATTAAGGATGATTCTCTGGGCATTGATTGGTACATTCCCATTGAAAATGCACTTCTGAGCAAAAAAGATACAAAACACGAATTATTTAAGGAGCTTGATAGTCCTTTTGATATTAATGTAGATCTTTATCCAGAATTCAAATAAAAATGAATATAAGAAATATTATTTGGAAAATTAAGTTTTATAGAGCTGGTGCATATGAAACTGCAGAAATGATGTCAGACAAGTTTTACCATCTCGGATCAAATGTTCAACTTCATACAAAATCTTTTGGCACGGAACCGTATCTTATTAGTATTGGCAATAATGTGACGTGTGCATCAGATGTAAGATTTATTAATCACGATGTTTCTTGTTTCAATATGGCTAGATTCCTCGGCTTGCCAGAAGGTTCACTAGACAAGCCCCATTACACTTCATGATAATGCTTATGCCAGAATGTTCTGTGGGCAAGAATTCTGTCATTGCAGCACGCAGTGTTGTAACAAAGTAAGTTCCTGCTAATGAAGTGTGGGGTGGAGTGCCAGCTCGCTATTTAATGAGTGTTGTGGAGTATGCAGAACGTATAAAAACAAAAGCTTGTGAGTACCCTTGGGTAAATAAGAAGACGGCTCATAAAAAAAATATGAGCGAGAGTGATCTTATAAGAGCAAGGCAAAAATTCTTCTTTGAAAGCACAGATTGAAGTATTTATGATAGAAAATACCTGAGGGTCTTTTGAAAGTCTTTAATGATCGCCTCTCTTTGTTGTCCTTGTAATATTTGATACAACAATCTTATATGGGTAGTATAAAAAAAAATATATTTTACAGCAGTATTCTTACTGTTTCTGGTTGTTTTTTCCCGCTCATCACATTTCCATATGTTAGCCGAGTATTGGGAGTAAATAATATAGGTATCTGTAATTTTGTAGATAGTATAGTACAGTACTTTATATATTTCTCAATGATGGGTGTGATGACTGTGGGTATTCGAGAAGTTGCAAGAACAAAGGGAGATAAAAAGCAGCTGTCAAAAACATACAGCGAACTGCTTACTTTGAACTTAATAGTAACAGCTATAATGATTGTAGTGTTACTTATGTGTACCATATTTATACCTCAGCTTCATGAGTATAAGCAAATGTTCTATGTGGGTGCGGCAAAAGTCTTGGCAAACACTTTGCTTATAGAATGGTTATTTAAAGGACTTGAGGATTTCAGATATATCACAGTACGTACTATCCTTGTTAGAAGTTTATATGTGGTTATCGTATTTGTTTTTGTAAAAGATGAAAGTGACTATTTTTTATACTTTGCATTAACCTCTTTCATGGTAGTTGCAAATGCTATTATCAATATTGTTTATAGTCGAAAGTTTATATGCTATAAGATTAAAGGAATCAATATGCAGCCCTATCTGAAATCATTTTTAATATTGGGCGTATATATGCTTTTGACTTCGATGTACACCACTTTCAATGTTGCCTATCTGGGGTTTGCTACTAACAGTGTAGAGGTTGGCTACTATACAACGGCAACAAAACTTTATCTCCTTATTATGTCTTTTTTTACGGCATATACAGGGGTGATGATGCCACGAATGAGTATATTATTGGCTGAGGGTAATGTTTCCGAGTTCAAGCGTCTTACTGACAAATCGATAGACGCTTTGTTTGCGTTTGCAACGCCATTGATAGTAATATCCGAAGTCTGTGCGCCACATATTATCCGTATTGTTGCGGGTGTGGGATATGAGGGTGCTGTTTTGCCGATGAGAATAGTGATGCCGTTGATGCTTGTCATCTGCTACGAACAGGTTCTTGTCTATCAAATCCTTTCTCCTATGAAGAAAGATGCTGCGATTCTTCGAAACTCAATTGTTGGCGCATTGGTTGCAGTTATATTTAATGTAGCGTTAGTATCACGCTTTGCATCAAGTGGAACTGCAATTGTTTGGATACTAAGCGAATTTGCGGTCCTGCTATCTGCTCAATATTATGTAAGCAAGTATATTCGTTTCAAGATGCCTATTGCTGCTTTCGGGAAGAGAATAACTTTAATGGCACCTGTATTGTTAATCGCTTTATATGTTGATCATAGAATTGAAAATACATGGCTTTCTCTTATTGTTGTTTCTTTTATTGCAGGCGCATATTGCCTATTTACAGAAATCGCAGTTTTAAAGAACGAATTAATTGAGAATAATTTAATTGCGGTATTTAAACGATTCCCCAAATAATAATGGATATGATAAAAGTATTATTTCTAATACTAAATTATAAGACGTACCCTGATACAATTCGAGTGACTAATGAGTTACTTGAAGCTAAAAGAACAGATTTAAAGATTATTATAGTGGACAATGCGTCACCCAATGAGTCTTTTCAAAAGATATCTGATGCTTTCTATGGAAACGATTTGGTTGATGTTATTCAATCACTGGAAAATGGGGGGTATGCGAAAGGTAATAATTACGGTTTACGTTATGCAAAAAGATATGCTCCGGAGTATGTATGTATCATTAATAATGATGTTCACTTCTCATGGGATACAGTGGATGCGTTACTTAAAATTTATGGTAAGCTTGATAAACCTGCTATTATATCACCTATACAAATGCTACCTAGTGGGAAAATTGCGAGTTTTCCCACTCTAAAGATTCCGGATTTCTGGTATGATCTTCGTGCTAATTCGATATTATTTAGAATAAAACAACACGTGTATAGACAGAATACAGAACTTAAAGATGTTCAAAAGGTAGGTATTATACCTGGAGCGTTTCTTTTTGCTAAATATGAAATTATAGAACGGATTGGCTTTTTTGATGAGAGTACATTTTTGTTTTGTGAAGAACGATTCCTTGGGAAAGCAGTCAGAAATGCTGGTTTAAATAACTATATCGTTTTAAACTTAACTTATCTTCATGAACATTCTAAAACCATAAATTCTGAAGCCTCTTTGAAAAGACAACGTGCTATGATACATGATGGTCGTATAAAGTTTATAAAAAGATACAGGAAACTTCCTTTTCTTCAGATATTGTTGATAAATATTGTTAGAATAATGCATGAGTTTGAGATAATGATTATAAATCGACTAAGGGCTAGTTGAATATGAGTAAAAAAATAGCTTTTCTAACAATTCATGTAGGCGAGAATTTTGGTTCAAATCTTCAAACAATAGCAACGGCTGAGGTAATAAAGAAAACAGGGAATGAGCCTATCTTAATAAATTATTGCCCACGGCGTGTCGCAAGAAAACATTATTGGCTTGATGCTATTTATAAGCCTTTAAAGCTATTGTGGCGCATGCTGTATGCACCTATACATTATAAGAATCTTCACATTTACGAGGGCTTCCTTGAAAAGAATTGTGTTTTAACAGCTCCAATATATGATGAAGATGATTTTGTAGCTAGATGTCCTCAGGCTGATGTTTATATTACAGGCAGTGATCAGGTTTGGAATAGTGTACACAATGGAGAGTTGAATAAAAGATACTATTTTGATGGGATGGATGTGCGTAAAGTTGCATTCGCATCATCGTTTGGTATCGAGACTCTTCCCGAAGATGAATATAATGAAGTTAAACATATGTTGGCTTCATATAGTGCTATATCTGTTCGTGAATCAAGTGCAAAAGATATCGTAAATCGCATGGGTTATAATGCCACACATCTGCTTGATCCTACATTAATGCTTGATAGTTTTGAATGGGATAAATATGCTTCTGCAAGGATTATTCCTGATTCGTACCTCTTGGTGTATGTGCCTTACAATATTGCCGACAAGCAGAAGTTGTATGCATCTGCCCGTCAGGTGGCAAATGCAAAACATCTGAAAGTTGTGACTTTTTCGTGGGGCATGTGTAGCGAGAAACTGGCTGATCGAACTATTAAGTTTGCAAGCCCTGGGGATTTTCTTTCATTAATGAAGTATGCAGAGTTTATTATTACTAACTCGTTTCATGGCACGGCCTTTTCTATTAATCTAAACAAACAGTTCCTTGTATATATGCCATCTGCTTTTTCAACACGTATTAGTAGTATTCTGTCTATGTGCCAATTGGAAGATAGGTTAATGACAGGCGATGAAGTAATATTGCCATATAATAAAATAATAGATTACGAATCTACCAATACCATACTTGAGCTTGAAAGACTTAAATCTCTCGAATTTCTGAAAAACGCATTACAATGATTAACTTTCTCCAGACAAATAATCCCTCGGAATGTTGTGGCTGTAATGCGTGCATATCAGTTTGTCCAAAGAAATGCATCAAGATGAACTCCAATGATGAGGGTTTTCTGTATCCAATCAAAGATACTGTCTCCTGTATTGATTGTGGTTTATGTGAAAAGGTATGCCCCTTCTCCGATAATTATGTTTTTGAAACAACTATTAATCCTAAAGTATATGCTGCCTACGATAGAGTAAATCGCTCAGGTAGTAGTAGTGGTGGTATCTTTTTTGCTCTTGCCAAATATGTTATAGAAGAGAAACGTGGATGGGTATTTGGTGCTGCGTTCGAGAATAAGTTTCAACTTAGGCATGTAGGTGTAAATACGATTAGTGGATTGCAAAAGCTTCGTGGATCTAAGTATTTGCAGAGTTACATGGGTGATACGTATATTAAGATAAAGAAATTATTAACTGAGGGGGTATTCATTTTTTTTGTGGGGACACCTTGCCAAGTTGCAGGTATTCGTGCTTTTCTTAGAAAGGATTATGAGAACTTGTTGTTAGTTGATCTGGTTTGTCATGGCGTTCCTTCACAATATTTATTTGATGAACATGTTAAGTTCCTAGAGGAGAAACATAAAGCAGAACTCGTATCCTACCAATTTAGAAAGGCAGATGGGTGGGGGGTTTGCGAAATCGCAGATTTCGCAAACCCAGAGAAACATAAAGTGCTGCCTTCTTACTATTTGAGTCCTTATCTCTATTCATTCATGTATGCAATGACTTATAGGGAGAGTTGTTATAAGTGTAAATTTGCCAAAGTTCCGAGACAAGGTGATATCACGCTTGCGGACTATTGGGGTGTTAAAGAGTTCTTTCCCAAGATGGATACCAGTAAGGGTATATCATTGGTGCTTCTCAATACAAAGAAAGGAGTTGAGTTATATGATGCAATCAATGATAATTCTGATACGATAATAAGTCAACCATCTAAGATAAGCGATGCTTCCAAGTATAATAGCAACATGATGTATAAAAGCGTACGGCCGGAAATAAGAGATTTGGTATATGAAGAGATAAAAAATAAAGGGTATAGTAATGTAGTTTATACTCGATTTAGAGCTAAAAATTATGCCCTTCTGAGATGTAAGACCTATATGCTACAATGTGATATATTAAAAAAGATCATGGTGAAACTATTAAAAGTCATTAGACATGGAAGGTAAAACAAATACGGATCTTTTACAAGAAAGTCATGGTAAGATCCCCTCACTATTTGCTAAAATAACCATGGTGGTACTTATAGTGTATCCTATTCTTCAGGTTTATGCGCTCTTTGGAATAAATTTGGCTAATTGTGCAACTGGATTTTTGGTTCTATACGGTTTGATCACTCATCAATATAAGATTAAGAAAACTATTATACCAAAGTTCCTGTGGATTTACTATGTGTATTTCATTGTCGTAACTATATTGTCTGGTATCTATAACATATCAGAGATGCCTAATAGAGTTGCAGGTGTTATATTTTCTTTATTACAATTTCTGATGTTCTTTGGGTGTGCAGATATTAAGTTTTTCTATAAAGCATATCGAACCATAGGTATAATAACGGTAATGTTCTTCTTTTTGCAAGAGTCCAGTTATCATGCTACTGGTTATCGTATTTCGGGTATTATCCCCTTTTTACCATTGGATCCAACATTTGCTGCTATGGATAGTTTTGGTTCGTTTCAAGAATATTTGTCTATTGTAGGACGGTCGACCGCATTTTTTAGTGAACCAGCTCATCTTGCTCAGTTCCTGTTACCATTTCTTGCAATGTCCATCTATTTCGAAAAAGGTATTAAAAGATGGGCATTAGGAGGGGTAACTTGTATAGCTTTATTTGTACTGCAGTCAGGGAATGGAGTTGTTGGGCTTGGTTGTATTGTATTTGCTTATATACTATCATATTTTACAAACATGAATAGTAAGTTACGTCCTGTTGTTTTGGTTATTATGATATGTATAGCAGTTTTTAGCTATCGTTATCTGGCAGATAACGAATCTGCGGAATACTATAGTGAACGGTCGGAAGAAATAACAATGGGTGCTGTTGATGGTGAGGTGCATTCTGGATTTTACCGTATATATAGGGGTTTTTTTGTCTATGCTGAATATAATTTTATAGAAAAGATTTTTGGTATCAATAATTTTGCAGAGATTCAAAATAAAATAAAACAATCTTCCGTCTCTTTCCTTTTTAAGGAAGAGGATATGTACTTTAATGTTATTCAGGCATTTTTAATCAAAACGGGCATGATAGGGCTTGTTCTATATGTACTGACGCTCATTGGACTATGGAAGAATAACACAATTTGTGGACGCTCATTACTGCTTACATTTATAGTATTTTCCTTTATGTCGGGATTGCATCTTACTTCCATTATGATTGTCTATCTCTTAGTGCCATATTTCTTTGTGAAAGATCGGATTCAAACAAGTAATCCAATTTTGATAAGCAAAAGCTAAACTACAAGTTCTTATGTACAAAAAAATAATTTTAATACAGGTGGATTCAATATTGTTGTATCCACCAACAATGGCATTGATTTATGAATTGGATAATGCTTGTTGTGATATAGTAGTACTTACTACTGTGGTTAACGATCAGCTGAAAGGAGTATTGCCTAAATCTGTGAATGTACATAAAATCGGCAAAGACTATATTTATAACAGACCATTACTAGCCAAATTAGAGAACCTATTTTTAGTTCGTAAAAACATCTGGGACTACATTGATGAGTGCTATGATGAAGATACTCTGCTTTGGGTAATGTCTAACATTACAGTGAAGCACATGGGTATGAAACTTTTGAATTATAGATATAACCTGCATTTGTTCGAACTGGTGGAGAGGGTATCGTATATAGGTAAGCATACATTCGGTCTAGATCTTGCAAAGCTGGCATATGCAGCTCATAAAGTTATAGTGTGTGAGTATAATCGTGCCCAGATTACACAAGCTTGGTTTAAACTGAAAGAATTGCCACTTGTAATCTCCAATAAGCCGATGCCAAATGATTTCAAACGTAACTCTGAAATTACACAATCTGAATTAACGAAGAAGATCATAGAAAAACTGAAAGACAAGAAGATTATACTGTATCAAGGAGTCGTTGATGCAGAACGTCCCATTGAACCTATTGCTAAAGCTGTCGAATCTCTTGACGATAGTTTTGTTTTCATGGTGATGACCGGTAGCAAGTGTGACCAACTGAAGCTATACAAAAAGACAATAGTGCTTCCATATATTACAGCACCATACCATCTGGAAGTAACCAGTCATGCTTTCGTCGGTATATTGATTTACACTCCAGTTTACAACATCTTTACTTCTCCTCTTAATTCCATTTATTGTGCTCCTAATAAAATTTATGAGTTCTCGCAGTTTGGAATTCCAATGATAGGGAACAACATCCCTGGACTAAAATATACCATCGATTACCACAAGATGGGAATATGTGTAGATAAGCTGGATATTGAATCTTTTGGCTATGCCATCAAGGATATTGTCGATAACTTTAACACATATTCAAAGAATGCACTCGATTTTAATGAGAGTGATGACAAATCGAAAATAATAAGACAAGCTATTAAAAAATAATCAGTGATTATGGAACAGAAAAAAGTGCTGATTGTAGCCTCTGTTGTATCTTTCATCGAATGGTTCAATAAGGAGAACGTTGACTACTTGAATAAGGAGTGTGAATGTGAGCTTCATATTGCATGTAACTTCGACTACATGGAAGATACGGACGAGGAGCGTACACGTGCTTACATAAAGAAAATTACAAACGAGGGAGTGATCTTACATAATATTCATTTTGTGCGTTCACCTTTCAGTTGTCAGAATATCGATTGCTATAAGCAGCTGAAAGCTATTATAAATGCTAATCATTTTGACCTCATTCATGTTCATACTCCAACAGTCGGTATCCTGACACGACTGGTTGCACGCAAAACGCGAAAACAAGGAACCATAGTGATGTACACTTGTCATGGTTTTCACTTTCACAGTGCTGCTCCTAAGAAATATTGGCTAATGTTCTACCCAATGGAGCGTATGATGTCACGTTTCTGTGACTATATTGTAACTATCAACAAAGAAGATTTCAAACGAGCAAAGACGTTCTATGCACCTAATGTATGTTACATTCCTGGTGTTGGTGTGAACATTAATCGCATTCGTGATTGTAAGATCGACAAGAAGGAATACAAGCGTAATATTGGTGTACCAGAAGATTGTATTCTTATACTTTCCATTGGTGAGATGATTGAGCGCAAGAATCATGAGGTCATCATTCGAGCACTTGCTAAGGTTGAGAACAAGAATGTCTATTATGCCATCTGTGGTAAAGGTCCTCTTCGTGAACATCTGGGGCAGTTAGCAAATGAGTTGGGTATTGGCGAGAGAGTGAGGTTCCTTGGGTTTCGTAAAGATATTCCAGAACTTTGTAATACAGCGGATATTAGTGCGTTTCCTTCGCGAATTGAAGGCCTTGGACTTGCTGGTATTGAAGCAATGGCGGCAGGGATACCTCTTATTTCGAGCAATGTACATGGCATTAAGGATTACGTGATTAATGGTAAGACTGGTTATGCTCTTGATCCGGAGGAGGTAGACGGATTTGCAAAGGCGATATCTGAGCTTGTTAATAATAGAAAATTACGTGAACGGATGGTAATGAATTGTTTGGATGCCGTCGCTCCATTTGAGATAGATAATGCTCTCCATGTAATGTGGGGAATTTATAATGAAATACTGAAAAAATGAAAACTGCTACAATAACATTTCAGAATACTAATAATTTTGGTGCAGCTCTCCAGTGTTTTGCTTTGCAACAAAGTATTAAGTCACTGGGGGCAGAAAATGAAGTACTTAATTATACTAGTCCTTATCTTAATCACCCTCATAAATTATCTGTATTGAAGGAGAAAGGTTTTGTACGTTATCTCCTTGGCGTTTTTTATTCCTTATTGCGAAGCCCTCGTAATAAGAAATTTCGTGAGTTCAGAAAAAATCTCAGAATGTCAAAACCGCTTCATGAAAATTCTATAAAAACCATTGAGAAGGACTATGATTTGTTTATCACAGGTAGCGATCAAGTGTGGAATGGCAGTCTTGTAGGATATGACGATTCTTACTTCCTTGGTTTTGTCAAGGATCAGAATAAAAAGGCCAGTTATGCTGCCAGTTTCGGTTTTCTGAAGATCCCTGAGAACTTGGAAGAAAAATACAAGAGTTTGTTAGCAGGTTATAAGTATTATAATGTCAGAGAAACGTCGGGTGTCTGCATTATCAAGAAGCTTTTTGATATTGATGCTAGCCTGACTGTTGATCCTACTCTGTTGCTTAGAAGAGAAAACTGGGAGAAGGTGATGAACCTTCCATCCGGCAAGAAACTTTATATTCTGGTTTATCAAATCTCACCATCTTCAAAGCTGATAGAGGTGGTGAAAAGGCTGAAAGCGGAAACTGGTTACGAGGTGATAGCAGTGCCGTTCATCATGGGAGGATATTTCGGTTACAAAAGCAAATTTTCTATAGGACCTGCTGAATGGCTCGGCTTGTTTTATAATGCCAGTTATGTGGTGACCGACTCATTCCATGGTACCGCATTCTCTATGATTTTCAACAAGAAAGTGTGGTGTTGTGTTCCTAAGACAGAATCCCGTATCACGAGCTTCCTTGATTTGCTTGGTTTGAGTAATCGTGTAATTTACAATGATGCGAACGTGCCAGAAGATCTGACGGCGGCAATCTCGTTTGATAACGTGAATACTGTTCTGACACAGATACGAAACAAGGGGATAGACACAATTAGACTAATGCTGGATGACAGAAAATAGTATTATTGACAGGCATAAATCCTCTTGCTGTGGATGCGGAAATTGTGCTATAGGATGCTCTAAGAATGCCATTACGATGATAACGGATGGTGAAGGTTTCGTGTATCCAACGATAGACAAAGGGTTGTGCATAAACTGTGGCATATGTCTTAAGTTGTGTCCTTTTGAGATCAAGACAGGCACACATACTAATAATGTTTTGGTTTGCTATTCTGGAGCATATTCTATAAGAGAGGAATTAAAGAAATCCTCATCGGGAGGTGCTGCGCATGCTATAGCGTGTGCATTTATCAAGAGGGGAGGAGTAGTATATGGTGCTATATACTCAGATGACTGCAGGAGTGTAAGAGTAGAGCGTATTGACAAACAAGATGATTTATACAAACTGAGAGGGTCAAAGTATGCCCAAACCATAAAAGGTGATACCTTCAAGTGCATTAAAGCTGAGGTTCAGTCACAGCAGAAAGTACTTTTTATTGGTCTGCCTTGTGAGATTGCTGCATTAAAAAGATTTGTAGGAAAGACCAACGATCTATTCACTGTAGAACTAATCTGTTCTGGAAATACATCCCAGAAAGTGCAT encodes the following:
- a CDS encoding polysaccharide pyruvyl transferase family protein, translating into MSKKIAFLTIHVGENFGSNLQTIATAEVIKKTGNEPILINYCPRRVARKHYWLDAIYKPLKLLWRMLYAPIHYKNLHIYEGFLEKNCVLTAPIYDEDDFVARCPQADVYITGSDQVWNSVHNGELNKRYYFDGMDVRKVAFASSFGIETLPEDEYNEVKHMLASYSAISVRESSAKDIVNRMGYNATHLLDPTLMLDSFEWDKYASARIIPDSYLLVYVPYNIADKQKLYASARQVANAKHLKVVTFSWGMCSEKLADRTIKFASPGDFLSLMKYAEFIITNSFHGTAFSINLNKQFLVYMPSAFSTRISSILSMCQLEDRLMTGDEVILPYNKIIDYESTNTILELERLKSLEFLKNALQ
- a CDS encoding Coenzyme F420 hydrogenase/dehydrogenase, beta subunit C-terminal domain encodes the protein MINFLQTNNPSECCGCNACISVCPKKCIKMNSNDEGFLYPIKDTVSCIDCGLCEKVCPFSDNYVFETTINPKVYAAYDRVNRSGSSSGGIFFALAKYVIEEKRGWVFGAAFENKFQLRHVGVNTISGLQKLRGSKYLQSYMGDTYIKIKKLLTEGVFIFFVGTPCQVAGIRAFLRKDYENLLLVDLVCHGVPSQYLFDEHVKFLEEKHKAELVSYQFRKADGWGVCEIADFANPEKHKVLPSYYLSPYLYSFMYAMTYRESCYKCKFAKVPRQGDITLADYWGVKEFFPKMDTSKGISLVLLNTKKGVELYDAINDNSDTIISQPSKISDASKYNSNMMYKSVRPEIRDLVYEEIKNKGYSNVVYTRFRAKNYALLRCKTYMLQCDILKKIMVKLLKVIRHGR
- a CDS encoding glycosyltransferase, giving the protein MEQKKVLIVASVVSFIEWFNKENVDYLNKECECELHIACNFDYMEDTDEERTRAYIKKITNEGVILHNIHFVRSPFSCQNIDCYKQLKAIINANHFDLIHVHTPTVGILTRLVARKTRKQGTIVMYTCHGFHFHSAAPKKYWLMFYPMERMMSRFCDYIVTINKEDFKRAKTFYAPNVCYIPGVGVNINRIRDCKIDKKEYKRNIGVPEDCILILSIGEMIERKNHEVIIRALAKVENKNVYYAICGKGPLREHLGQLANELGIGERVRFLGFRKDIPELCNTADISAFPSRIEGLGLAGIEAMAAGIPLISSNVHGIKDYVINGKTGYALDPEEVDGFAKAISELVNNRKLRERMVMNCLDAVAPFEIDNALHVMWGIYNEILKK
- a CDS encoding polysaccharide pyruvyl transferase family protein; translated protein: MKTATITFQNTNNFGAALQCFALQQSIKSLGAENEVLNYTSPYLNHPHKLSVLKEKGFVRYLLGVFYSLLRSPRNKKFREFRKNLRMSKPLHENSIKTIEKDYDLFITGSDQVWNGSLVGYDDSYFLGFVKDQNKKASYAASFGFLKIPENLEEKYKSLLAGYKYYNVRETSGVCIIKKLFDIDASLTVDPTLLLRRENWEKVMNLPSGKKLYILVYQISPSSKLIEVVKRLKAETGYEVIAVPFIMGGYFGYKSKFSIGPAEWLGLFYNASYVVTDSFHGTAFSMIFNKKVWCCVPKTESRITSFLDLLGLSNRVIYNDANVPEDLTAAISFDNVNTVLTQIRNKGIDTIRLMLDDRK
- a CDS encoding Coenzyme F420 hydrogenase/dehydrogenase, beta subunit C-terminal domain, with product MTENSIIDRHKSSCCGCGNCAIGCSKNAITMITDGEGFVYPTIDKGLCINCGICLKLCPFEIKTGTHTNNVLVCYSGAYSIREELKKSSSGGAAHAIACAFIKRGGVVYGAIYSDDCRSVRVERIDKQDDLYKLRGSKYAQTIKGDTFKCIKAEVQSQQKVLFIGLPCEIAALKRFVGKTNDLFTVELICSGNTSQKVHSEFIDYLNNKNHCIITNFTYRKKAKGWHWPYIEAKAGCKVVYSAPWSASMAGFAFKTLIRPSCYNCQYKGINNVADITVGDFWGVKKADTRHNSLGVSAIVVHTENGKYMLVGLEDFVLKNACYNDILAGNPRITQCIKEASNRKAFADILSKEGLVKAYSSCYTTKDYIKDIVKVLFANLNYKP